A region of Pseudomonas cavernicola DNA encodes the following proteins:
- a CDS encoding GYD domain-containing protein, which yields MATYVILSRFSPDAFRDPNDFKQLAATVAEKIRSECPEVTWKESYATLGRFDVVDIVEASDVKQVEKAAMLIRAYGHSTTETLQGTPWKEFLGTL from the coding sequence ATGGCTACGTACGTGATTCTCAGCCGTTTTTCCCCAGACGCATTCCGCGATCCAAACGACTTCAAACAACTGGCCGCCACCGTGGCGGAAAAGATCAGGAGCGAATGCCCCGAGGTCACTTGGAAGGAAAGCTACGCCACGCTCGGGCGGTTCGATGTGGTCGATATCGTGGAGGCGAGTGACGTCAAGCAGGTCGAGAAAGCGGCCATGCTCATCCGCGCTTATGGGCATTCGACGACCGAAACCCTGCAAGGCACACCATGGAAGGAGTTTCTGGGTACGTTGTAG
- a CDS encoding adenosylcobinamide-GDP ribazoletransferase, which translates to MQPLLIALQFLTCLPIRLAGMPTPEQLGRSLLWYPAVGVVLGALLWGLSAVLSDAPLLLHAALLLAVWVMLSGALHLDGLADTADAWLGGLGDRERTLTIMKDPRSGPVAVVTLVLLLLLKFAALVALLEQGQGPALLLAPWLARALLPLLFLCTPYVRAGGLGQALAEHLPRQTLPWVLGAHGLAMLLLGWVGLLALACALLLFAWLRRRMIVRLGGTTGDTAGAMVELVECAVLLSLALAYR; encoded by the coding sequence ATGCAGCCACTCTTGATCGCCCTGCAATTTCTCACTTGTCTGCCGATTCGCCTGGCTGGCATGCCGACGCCAGAACAACTGGGGCGCTCGCTGCTCTGGTATCCCGCCGTGGGTGTAGTGCTGGGCGCGTTGCTCTGGGGCTTGAGCGCAGTGCTCAGCGACGCTCCGCTGCTGTTGCACGCGGCCTTGTTGTTGGCGGTTTGGGTGATGTTGAGTGGGGCGCTGCACCTGGATGGTCTGGCGGACACGGCCGATGCCTGGCTCGGCGGTCTGGGCGATCGGGAACGCACCCTGACGATCATGAAAGACCCACGCAGTGGGCCTGTCGCGGTGGTCACGCTGGTACTGCTGCTGTTGCTCAAGTTCGCCGCACTGGTGGCGCTGCTCGAGCAAGGCCAGGGGCCGGCGTTGCTGCTGGCACCCTGGCTGGCACGGGCGCTGCTGCCGTTGCTGTTCCTCTGCACGCCCTATGTGCGCGCCGGTGGCCTGGGGCAGGCGCTGGCTGAGCATTTGCCGCGGCAGACGCTGCCGTGGGTGCTCGGCGCACATGGCTTGGCCATGCTGCTGTTGGGCTGGGTGGGATTACTGGCGCTGGCTTGCGCGTTGCTGCTGTTTGCCTGGCTGCGGCGGCGGATGATCGTCCGGCTTGGCGGCACCACCGGTGATACGGCGGGGGCGATGGTGGAACTGGTTGAGTGTGCGGTATTGCTGAGCTTGGCATTGGCTTACCGCTGA
- the cobU gene encoding bifunctional adenosylcobinamide kinase/adenosylcobinamide-phosphate guanylyltransferase, with amino-acid sequence MLELILGGARSGKSRLAERLAAESGLPVTYIATSQAHDGEMSARIQHHRERRPLAWGLIEEPLELARVLAENAAEGRCLLVDCLTLWLTNLLMLDDLARLAAEREALLAAIERLPGRIILVSNETGLGVVPLGELTRRYVDEAGWLHQALAERCQRVIFSVAGLPMILKGVPL; translated from the coding sequence ATGCTTGAACTGATCCTTGGCGGTGCGCGCTCCGGCAAAAGTCGTTTGGCCGAGCGGCTGGCGGCAGAGAGCGGCCTACCGGTGACCTATATCGCCACCTCGCAAGCGCATGACGGCGAGATGAGTGCACGTATCCAGCACCACCGCGAACGCCGCCCGCTGGCGTGGGGGCTGATCGAAGAACCGCTGGAACTGGCTCGTGTGCTGGCTGAAAACGCCGCCGAGGGCCGGTGTCTGCTGGTCGACTGCCTGACGCTCTGGCTGACCAATCTGCTGATGCTGGACGACCTGGCACGGTTGGCGGCTGAACGTGAGGCGCTGTTGGCCGCTATCGAGCGACTGCCAGGGCGGATCATCCTGGTCAGCAACGAAACCGGCCTGGGTGTGGTGCCGCTGGGCGAGCTGACCCGCCGTTATGTCGATGAGGCGGGCTGGCTGCATCAGGCCCTGGCCGAACGCTGTCAACGGGTGATTTTCAGCGTGGCCGGCTTACCCATGATTTTGAAAGGAGTGCCGTTATGA
- the cobT gene encoding nicotinate-nucleotide--dimethylbenzimidazole phosphoribosyltransferase, whose protein sequence is MSLSWWDAPCQSLDAIASNKASARQQQLTKPTGSLGQLEQVAIDLAGMQGRERPSVDSLWIAIFAADHGVVAEGVSAYPQAVTGQMLRNFVAGGAAISVLARQLDAALEVIDLGTAVPLEPLSNVRHLQVGAGTQNFAQGPAMTRAQALIALEAGRDSVRRALDAGAQLYIGGEMGIGNTSSASALACALLGCPARLMVGPGTGLDVAGVAHKTAVIERALALHQAHLGEPLALLQHLGGFEIAALVGAYLACAQQGLAVLVDGFICSVAALLAVRINPACRQWLLFAHRGAEPGHQAVLEALQAQPLLQLSLRLGEGSGAALAVPLLQLACRLHSDMATFAEAAVADRPA, encoded by the coding sequence ATGAGTCTGTCCTGGTGGGATGCACCGTGTCAGTCGTTGGATGCTATCGCCAGCAACAAGGCCTCGGCGCGCCAGCAGCAGTTGACCAAACCGACCGGCTCGCTCGGCCAATTGGAGCAGGTAGCGATTGACCTGGCTGGCATGCAGGGGCGCGAGCGGCCCAGCGTCGATAGCCTGTGGATCGCGATTTTTGCCGCTGATCACGGCGTGGTGGCGGAGGGTGTTTCGGCCTATCCGCAAGCGGTCACCGGGCAGATGCTGCGCAACTTCGTGGCCGGTGGCGCGGCCATCAGCGTGCTGGCGCGGCAGTTGGACGCCGCCCTGGAGGTCATCGACCTGGGCACCGCGGTGCCGCTGGAGCCCTTGTCGAACGTGCGGCATTTGCAGGTTGGTGCCGGTACGCAGAATTTTGCCCAAGGCCCGGCGATGACTCGGGCACAAGCCTTGATCGCCCTGGAAGCCGGGCGCGACAGCGTGCGGCGGGCCCTGGATGCCGGCGCCCAGCTGTACATCGGCGGCGAGATGGGGATTGGCAACACCAGCTCTGCCAGTGCTCTGGCCTGTGCCTTGTTGGGCTGCCCAGCGCGGCTCATGGTCGGACCCGGCACAGGCTTGGATGTGGCTGGCGTCGCGCATAAAACGGCGGTGATCGAGCGCGCGCTGGCGCTGCATCAGGCCCATCTGGGCGAGCCGCTGGCGCTGTTGCAACACCTCGGCGGTTTTGAAATCGCCGCGCTGGTCGGTGCCTACCTGGCCTGCGCCCAGCAGGGTCTGGCGGTGCTGGTGGATGGTTTTATCTGCAGCGTGGCGGCACTGCTTGCGGTGCGCATCAATCCCGCTTGCCGGCAGTGGTTGTTGTTCGCCCATCGCGGCGCTGAGCCGGGGCATCAGGCGGTGCTGGAAGCCCTGCAGGCGCAGCCGTTGTTGCAGCTCAGCTTGCGCCTGGGCGAGGGCAGCGGGGCGGCTTTGGCGGTGCCGCTGTTGCAACTGGCCTGTCGTCTGCACAGCGACATGGCGACCTTTGCCGAAGCCGCTGTGGCTGATCGCCCGGCATGA
- the cobD gene encoding threonine-phosphate decarboxylase CobD: MLEHGGRLQLAARQYGIAETDWLDLSTGIAPWPWPLPEISLRAWARLPETEDGLEAAARAYYGAAQLLPVAGSQAAIQMLPRLRRAGKVGVLSPCYAEHAEAWRKGGHIVRELSEDEVDFFLDGLDVLVLVNPNNPTGRLIERAQLLDWHARLARRGGWLVVDEAFMDNTPEQSLATSSGRDGLIVLRSFGKFFGLAGARLGFVLGPNKLLQALAEQLGPWTINGPTRVLGAACLRDGNGHLLQRQRAAQASQRLAGLLGRYGFAPVGGCALFQWLPSAEAQVLQDFLARRGILVRLFVQPLVEKVQSSSLRFGLPADEAGWARLEQALQAYRLELS, from the coding sequence CCGGTATTGCGCCCTGGCCGTGGCCGCTGCCGGAGATTTCCCTGCGCGCCTGGGCCCGACTGCCGGAGACCGAAGACGGCCTGGAGGCCGCTGCCCGCGCCTATTACGGCGCCGCGCAGCTGTTGCCGGTAGCTGGCTCGCAAGCCGCGATCCAGATGCTGCCGCGTCTGCGTCGCGCTGGCAAAGTTGGCGTGCTGTCGCCCTGCTACGCCGAACATGCCGAGGCCTGGCGCAAGGGCGGGCATATCGTCCGTGAGCTCAGCGAGGATGAGGTCGACTTCTTCCTCGACGGCCTCGACGTGTTGGTGCTGGTCAATCCGAACAACCCCACCGGCCGGCTCATCGAGCGGGCACAGCTGCTCGACTGGCATGCGCGTCTGGCCCGCCGGGGTGGCTGGCTGGTGGTCGATGAAGCCTTCATGGACAACACGCCGGAACAGAGTCTGGCCACCAGCAGCGGCCGAGACGGGCTGATCGTGTTGCGTTCGTTCGGCAAGTTCTTCGGCCTGGCCGGTGCCCGGCTTGGTTTTGTCCTGGGCCCAAACAAACTGTTGCAGGCGCTCGCTGAACAACTGGGGCCCTGGACTATCAACGGTCCGACCCGAGTGCTTGGCGCAGCCTGCCTGCGCGATGGTAACGGGCATCTGCTGCAGCGCCAGCGCGCGGCCCAGGCCAGTCAGCGCCTGGCCGGGTTGCTCGGGCGCTATGGTTTTGCGCCTGTCGGTGGTTGTGCGTTGTTCCAATGGTTGCCGAGCGCCGAGGCGCAAGTGTTGCAGGATTTTCTCGCCCGGCGCGGGATCCTGGTCAGGCTGTTCGTGCAGCCGCTTGTAGAAAAAGTGCAAAGCAGCAGCCTGCGTTTTGGCCTGCCGGCGGATGAGGCGGGCTGGGCCCGTCTCGAGCAAGCGTTGCAGGCCTATCGGCTGGAGCTTTCATGA
- a CDS encoding MFS transporter, with product MTATWRASAWILVGAALILALSLGIRHGFGLFLAPMSAEFGWGREVFAFAIALQNLIWGLSQPFTGALADRFGASRVVLVGGVLYAAGLVLMGLADSPWSLSLSAGLLIGIGLSGTSFSVLLGVVGRAVPAEKRSMAMGIASAAGSFGQFAMLPGTLGLLGWLGWSAALLALGALVALIVPLVGMLRDRPLPLLGHEQTLREALQEAAGHSGFWLLALGFFVCGFQVVFIGVHLPAYLVDQHLPAQAGTTVLALVGLFNIFGTYIAGWLGGRMSKPRLLTALYLARALVIAGFFLAPLNVWSAYAFGIAMGLLWLSTVPLTNGTVATLFGVRNLSMLGGIVFLFHQLGAFLGGWLGGYLYDRTGSYDLVWQIAIFLSVVAAALNWPVREQPVARLQAEVSTA from the coding sequence ATGACGGCAACCTGGCGGGCAAGTGCATGGATTCTAGTCGGCGCGGCGCTGATTCTGGCGTTGTCGCTGGGCATCCGCCATGGCTTTGGCCTATTCCTCGCGCCGATGAGTGCGGAATTTGGCTGGGGGCGTGAGGTATTTGCCTTCGCCATCGCTTTGCAGAATCTGATCTGGGGCTTGTCGCAGCCCTTTACCGGGGCGTTGGCCGACCGTTTTGGCGCGTCGCGGGTAGTGCTGGTCGGTGGCGTTTTGTATGCCGCCGGGCTGGTGTTGATGGGGCTGGCTGACTCGCCCTGGTCGCTGTCGTTGAGTGCCGGTCTGCTGATCGGGATTGGCCTGTCCGGCACCTCCTTTTCGGTGCTGCTCGGGGTAGTTGGCCGCGCGGTGCCGGCCGAGAAACGCAGCATGGCCATGGGCATCGCCAGTGCCGCGGGCTCTTTCGGCCAATTCGCCATGCTGCCGGGCACGTTGGGTTTGCTCGGTTGGCTGGGCTGGTCGGCGGCTCTGCTAGCCCTTGGCGCATTGGTCGCGCTGATCGTGCCGCTGGTGGGTATGTTGCGTGATCGGCCGTTGCCGCTGTTGGGCCATGAGCAGACCTTGCGGGAGGCGTTGCAAGAGGCAGCCGGCCATTCCGGTTTCTGGCTGCTGGCACTGGGCTTTTTCGTCTGCGGTTTTCAGGTGGTGTTTATCGGGGTGCACCTGCCGGCTTACCTGGTCGATCAACATCTGCCGGCGCAGGCGGGGACCACGGTGCTGGCGCTGGTCGGGTTGTTCAATATATTTGGGACTTACATCGCTGGCTGGCTCGGCGGGCGGATGTCGAAACCGCGCCTGCTTACCGCGCTGTACCTGGCGCGGGCGCTGGTAATTGCCGGGTTTTTCCTGGCGCCATTGAACGTCTGGAGTGCCTACGCCTTTGGTATCGCGATGGGGTTGCTGTGGCTGTCCACCGTACCGCTGACCAATGGCACAGTGGCGACGCTGTTTGGCGTGCGTAACTTGTCGATGCTCGGCGGCATCGTCTTCCTCTTCCACCAGTTGGGCGCCTTCCTCGGCGGCTGGCTGGGCGGTTATCTGTATGACCGTACCGGCAGTTATGATCTGGTCTGGCAGATTGCCATTTTCCTCAGCGTGGTCGCGGCGGCGCTCAACTGGCCGGTGCGGGAGCAGCCGGTGGCGCGTTTGCAAGCGGAGGTGAGTACGGCATGA
- a CDS encoding MarR family winged helix-turn-helix transcriptional regulator codes for MLMTQCLCTKLRRAARSVSRLYDDALRDIGLSVAQYSLLSHLQRLDQPSISELAVAMGLDRSTLGRNLKLLQAEGLIVLGDGEDQRSRLVQISSSGRERIAQAQVAWKSAQAQLASRLGEGKREALMLLLDDLENIV; via the coding sequence ATGTTGATGACCCAATGCCTTTGCACCAAACTGCGCCGCGCGGCTCGTAGCGTGAGCAGACTCTATGACGATGCCCTGCGCGATATCGGCTTGAGTGTTGCGCAGTATTCCCTGCTGAGCCATTTACAGCGGCTGGACCAGCCGAGCATTTCCGAGCTGGCCGTAGCCATGGGCCTGGATCGCAGCACGCTAGGGCGCAATCTCAAGCTGTTGCAAGCCGAAGGTCTGATTGTTCTGGGTGATGGCGAGGATCAACGTAGTCGCCTGGTGCAGATCAGCTCCAGCGGACGTGAGCGCATCGCTCAGGCGCAGGTGGCCTGGAAGAGCGCCCAGGCGCAGTTGGCCTCGCGTCTGGGCGAGGGCAAGCGCGAAGCACTGATGTTGCTGCTGGATGATTTGGAAAACATCGTTTAA
- a CDS encoding oxidoreductase C-terminal domain-containing protein, with translation MPLLLAGGVGPIQAVATVNQGRDIAAFKRLAATGKSLDEAALCNSSTPLRSLL, from the coding sequence GTGCCGTTGCTCCTGGCAGGAGGCGTTGGCCCGATACAGGCAGTCGCGACGGTGAATCAGGGACGTGATATCGCAGCATTCAAGCGACTGGCTGCGACGGGTAAGTCACTCGATGAGGCAGCGCTTTGCAATAGTTCAACACCGCTTCGTAGTCTTCTCTAA
- a CDS encoding glutathione peroxidase: MTLGKFVFSLLLAALAGPLSAAECPPLLQGELPKLRAKESIDLCQRFAGKPLLVVNTASHCGFAPQFKGLEAVYKRYQGQGLEVLGVPSDDFKQEAADSTETAKICYVNYGVTFAMTEPQQVTGDQAIPLFKDLTQQSGAPRWNFYKYVVDRQGKVIASFSSLTKPDDEDLLAAVEKAIASQP, translated from the coding sequence ATGACCTTGGGTAAGTTTGTCTTCTCACTGTTGCTCGCTGCTCTGGCCGGCCCGTTGTCGGCTGCCGAGTGTCCGCCATTGTTGCAGGGCGAGCTGCCAAAACTGCGGGCCAAGGAGAGCATCGACCTCTGTCAGCGCTTTGCCGGCAAACCCTTGCTGGTGGTCAATACCGCCAGCCATTGCGGTTTTGCTCCGCAGTTCAAGGGGCTGGAAGCCGTGTATAAGCGCTATCAGGGGCAGGGCCTGGAGGTACTCGGTGTGCCTTCGGACGACTTCAAGCAGGAAGCCGCCGACTCTACCGAGACCGCCAAAATCTGCTACGTCAATTACGGCGTCACCTTTGCCATGACCGAGCCACAGCAGGTCACCGGAGATCAGGCCATCCCGCTGTTCAAAGACCTGACCCAGCAGAGCGGTGCACCACGCTGGAACTTCTACAAATATGTAGTCGATCGCCAGGGTAAGGTGATTGCCAGCTTCTCCAGCTTGACCAAACCGGATGACGAAGATTTGCTTGCCGCAGTGGAGAAGGCCATCGCCTCACAGCCCTGA
- a CDS encoding DUF2167 domain-containing protein, with amino-acid sequence MSIKELILAGLLAAAIPFALTSQAAEEPAEQAADSAAEQDPPLTAEQFVKSLHPQTGKVVIGDNLATLDLPEQFVFLDSADAERVLTEAWGNPPSEPLPLGMILPAGISPLEGESWAVTIEYEENGYVSDEDAADIDYDEMLKGMQEDSIANNQWRSEQGYEPVALIGWAAKPHYDAEGKKLYWAKELKFGEAEHNTLNYNIRVLGRKGVLVLNFVADMGQLAAIEQNLPGVLAMTEFNDGNRYADFNPELDKVAAYGLGALIAGKVAAKVGLLAGALLLLKKFWFIVIAGGIWLINRLRGKQAKSLPVAEPLASQEPPAPPTAPASTVLDLNNDEKPT; translated from the coding sequence ATGTCGATCAAGGAGCTGATCCTGGCTGGCTTATTGGCTGCAGCCATTCCCTTTGCCCTCACCAGTCAAGCCGCAGAAGAACCTGCCGAACAGGCCGCTGACAGTGCCGCCGAACAAGACCCGCCCCTGACGGCCGAGCAGTTCGTCAAGAGCCTGCACCCACAGACGGGGAAAGTCGTCATCGGCGATAACCTGGCCACTCTGGATCTGCCGGAGCAATTTGTTTTCCTCGATAGTGCTGATGCCGAGCGGGTACTGACAGAGGCTTGGGGTAACCCGCCGAGTGAACCGTTGCCGTTGGGCATGATCTTGCCCGCCGGAATTTCCCCGCTAGAGGGCGAGTCGTGGGCTGTGACCATCGAGTACGAGGAAAACGGCTACGTCTCCGACGAGGACGCGGCGGACATCGACTATGACGAAATGCTCAAAGGCATGCAGGAAGACTCGATCGCCAACAACCAATGGCGCAGTGAACAGGGTTACGAGCCAGTTGCCCTGATCGGCTGGGCGGCCAAGCCGCATTACGACGCTGAAGGCAAAAAATTGTACTGGGCCAAGGAGCTGAAATTCGGCGAGGCTGAGCACAACACCCTCAACTACAACATTCGCGTGCTCGGCCGTAAGGGCGTGCTGGTGCTGAACTTTGTCGCCGACATGGGGCAACTGGCCGCTATCGAGCAGAACCTGCCGGGCGTTTTGGCCATGACCGAGTTCAACGATGGCAACCGCTACGCCGACTTCAATCCGGAGTTGGACAAGGTTGCCGCGTATGGCCTGGGTGCGCTGATCGCCGGCAAGGTAGCGGCCAAGGTAGGGTTGCTGGCGGGGGCGTTGCTGCTGCTGAAGAAGTTCTGGTTCATTGTGATTGCCGGTGGCATCTGGCTGATCAATCGGTTGCGTGGCAAGCAGGCCAAGTCACTGCCGGTTGCCGAACCGCTGGCCAGCCAGGAGCCGCCAGCGCCGCCAACGGCCCCGGCGAGCACCGTGCTGGACTTGAATAACGACGAGAAGCCCACGTAG
- a CDS encoding cobyric acid synthase, whose translation MNSLMVQGTTSDAGKSTLVAALCRWLQRQGVAVAPFKPQNMALNSAVTADGGEIGRAQAVQAQACGLAPHTDMNPVLLKPNSDTGAQVIIHGRAISSMEAAAYHGYKKVAMQAVLQSHQRLSATYQVVMVEGAGSPAEINLRAGDIANMGFAEAVDCPVILIADIDRGGVFAHLVGTLELLSESEQARVQGFVINRFRGALSLLQPGLDWLEQRTGKPVLGVLPYLSDLHLEAEDAIDTRQTPKAERVLRVVVPVLPRISNHTDFDPLRLHPQVDLQFVAPGQPIPPADLVILPGSKSVRADLAFLRANGWEETLQRHLRYGGKLLGICGGLQMLGRNLHDPLGLEGAAGSSPGFGLMEFDTVLAAEKQLRNVQGRLCLEDAPVSGYEIHAGVTSGPALDSAAVRLSDGRSDGAQSVDGQILGTYLHGLFEAPAACSALLRWAGLRDVQPVDYHALRERDLERLADLVEEHLDCLRLRELCGLSG comes from the coding sequence ATGAATAGCTTAATGGTCCAGGGCACGACCTCGGATGCCGGTAAAAGCACCCTGGTCGCCGCGCTGTGCCGCTGGCTGCAACGCCAGGGCGTCGCGGTGGCTCCGTTCAAACCGCAGAACATGGCGCTTAACAGCGCGGTGACGGCCGACGGCGGTGAAATCGGTCGCGCTCAGGCGGTGCAAGCTCAGGCGTGTGGTCTGGCGCCGCACACCGATATGAACCCGGTGCTGCTGAAACCCAACAGCGACACCGGCGCGCAAGTGATCATCCACGGCCGCGCCATCAGCAGCATGGAAGCGGCGGCTTATCACGGCTACAAAAAGGTCGCGATGCAGGCCGTGCTGCAATCCCATCAACGCTTGAGTGCCACTTACCAGGTGGTGATGGTGGAGGGCGCCGGCTCGCCAGCGGAGATCAACCTGCGGGCTGGCGACATCGCCAATATGGGCTTTGCCGAAGCGGTTGACTGCCCGGTGATCCTGATTGCCGATATCGACAGGGGTGGGGTGTTCGCGCACTTGGTTGGCACCTTGGAGTTGTTGTCCGAAAGCGAGCAGGCGCGCGTCCAGGGTTTCGTGATCAATCGTTTTCGCGGTGCGTTGAGCCTGCTGCAACCGGGCCTCGACTGGCTCGAACAGCGGACCGGCAAGCCGGTGCTCGGCGTGCTGCCGTACCTCAGCGATCTGCATCTGGAAGCCGAAGACGCCATCGACACACGCCAGACGCCAAAGGCCGAGCGCGTGCTGAGGGTGGTGGTGCCGGTGCTGCCGCGGATCAGCAACCACACCGACTTCGACCCGCTGCGCCTGCACCCGCAGGTCGACTTGCAGTTCGTTGCGCCGGGGCAGCCGATTCCGCCGGCGGATTTGGTCATCCTGCCCGGTTCGAAAAGCGTGCGTGCCGACCTGGCGTTTCTGCGAGCCAATGGCTGGGAAGAAACGCTGCAACGGCATCTGCGTTATGGCGGCAAACTGCTGGGGATTTGCGGCGGCTTGCAGATGCTCGGCCGCAACCTGCACGACCCGCTCGGGTTGGAAGGCGCGGCGGGCTCCAGCCCGGGTTTCGGCCTGATGGAGTTCGACACCGTGCTGGCAGCGGAAAAACAGCTGCGCAATGTCCAGGGCCGTTTGTGTCTGGAGGATGCGCCGGTGAGCGGTTACGAAATCCATGCCGGCGTCACTAGCGGTCCAGCGCTGGATTCTGCCGCGGTGCGCCTGAGCGATGGTCGCAGCGATGGCGCGCAGAGTGTGGATGGGCAGATTCTCGGCACCTACCTGCACGGCCTGTTTGAAGCGCCGGCAGCCTGCAGTGCCTTGTTGCGCTGGGCCGGTTTGCGCGACGTCCAGCCGGTCGATTACCACGCCCTGCGCGAGCGCGATCTTGAGCGGCTGGCCGATCTGGTCGAGGAACACTTGGACTGCTTGCGGTTGCGCGAACTGTGTGGCCTGTCTGGGTAA
- the cobC gene encoding alpha-ribazole phosphatase family protein: MTLQLDLLRHGETELGGGFRGSLDDALTASGWAQMRAAVADAGPWDLIVSSPLQRCAAFARELAKQQGVQLQLENDLRELHFGAWEGRSAAALMDTQAEELGLFWADPYAFTPPEGESMQQFAERVLAAIERLAARFAGQRLLLVTHGGVMRLLLAQARGLPREQLLQVEVGHGALFQLGVVTPFALHEH, encoded by the coding sequence ATGACCCTGCAGCTGGATTTGTTGCGCCACGGTGAAACCGAACTGGGCGGCGGCTTTCGCGGCAGTCTGGACGACGCGCTGACCGCCAGCGGCTGGGCGCAGATGCGCGCGGCGGTCGCTGACGCCGGGCCTTGGGATCTGATCGTCAGCTCGCCGCTGCAACGCTGTGCGGCCTTCGCCCGAGAACTGGCGAAGCAGCAAGGTGTGCAGTTGCAACTGGAAAACGATCTGCGCGAACTGCATTTCGGCGCCTGGGAAGGTCGCAGTGCGGCGGCATTGATGGACACGCAGGCCGAGGAACTCGGGTTGTTCTGGGCCGATCCCTACGCCTTCACGCCACCCGAGGGCGAATCCATGCAGCAGTTCGCCGAACGCGTGCTGGCAGCCATCGAGCGTTTGGCGGCCCGTTTCGCCGGTCAGCGCCTGCTGCTGGTTACCCATGGTGGCGTGATGCGGCTGCTACTGGCCCAAGCGCGCGGTCTGCCGCGTGAGCAGTTGTTGCAGGTGGAAGTAGGGCACGGCGCTCTGTTCCAGTTGGGCGTCGTCACTCCTTTTGCTCTACACGAGCACTAA